From a single Lolium rigidum isolate FL_2022 chromosome 7, APGP_CSIRO_Lrig_0.1, whole genome shotgun sequence genomic region:
- the LOC124671579 gene encoding MYB-like transcription factor EOBI translates to MAEGQLAACWGKQDDEWRKGPWTSHEDKLLLEHVAQHGEGRWNSVSKLTGLKRSGKSCRLRWVNYLRPDLKRGKITPQEESTIVQLHALWGNRWSTIARSLPGRTDNEIKNYWRTHFKKGKPSKNIERARARFLKQRREMQQQQQQQLLLGQGKDDVELATAGTVADVQVDDDKICSVGCAAATLAGHEHEDQLLMRDVMDFLCPMSCVLLHDAGHGGGSCCASTSEQEYGSSEDDGATWGSLWNLEDVAHNVDGGACTLW, encoded by the exons ATGGCGGAGGGGCAGCTCGCGGCCTGCTGGGGAAAGCAGGATGACGAGTGGAGGAAAGGCCCATGGACCAGCCATGAGGACAAGCTGCTCCTCGAGCATGTCGCCCAGCACGGCGAGGGAAGGTGGAATTCCGTCTCCAAGCTCACAG GTCTGAAGAGAAGTGGAAAGAGTTGCAGGCTGCGGTGGGTTAACTACCTCAGACCTGATCTAAAGAGGGGCAAGATCACACCACAAGAGGAGAGCACCATAGTCCAGCTCCACGCCTTGTGGGGAAACAG GTGGTCGACGATTGCACGCAGCCTCCCGGGGAGGACGGACAACGAGATCAAGAACTACTGGAGGACGCACTTCAAGAAGGGAAAGCCGTCCAAGAACATCGAGCGCGCCAGGGCAAGGTTCCTCAAGCAGCGCCGGgagatgcagcagcagcagcagcagcagttgcTTCTGGGGCAGGGCAAGGACGACGTCGAGCTCGCCACGGCAGGCACCGTCGCCGACGTTCAGGTCGACGACGATAAGATCTGCAGCGTGGGCTGCGCGGCGGCGACGTTGGCCGGCCACGAACACGAGGATCAGTTGCTCATGCGGGACGTCATGGACTTCCTGTGCCCCATGTCCTGCGTTCTCCTTCACGACGCCGGGCAtggcggcggcagctgctgcGCGTCGACGAGCGAGCAGGAATACGGCTCCAGCGAGGACGACGGTGCCACGTGGGGAAGCCTGTGGAACCTCGAAGACGTGGCCCATAACGTCGACGGTGGGGCATGCACGCTGTGGTAG